A window from Aeromonas rivipollensis encodes these proteins:
- the adk gene encoding adenylate kinase, translated as MRIVLLGAPGAGKGTQAQFIMEKHGIPQISTGDMLRAAIKAGTELGLKAKAVMDAGQLVSDDIIIGLVKERIAQPDCANGFLLDGFPRTIPQAQAMKDAGVVVDFVLEFDVPDEEIVKRMSGRRVHSGSGRTYHVVFNPPKVEGKDDVTGEDLVIRADDEETTVRKRLDVYHQQTAPLIGFYGKEAEAGNTRYVKIDGTQPVDQVSQQLAAILG; from the coding sequence ATGCGCATTGTTCTGTTGGGAGCACCGGGTGCCGGCAAGGGTACCCAGGCTCAGTTCATCATGGAAAAACACGGTATTCCGCAGATCTCCACCGGCGACATGCTGCGTGCGGCGATCAAGGCGGGTACCGAGCTGGGCCTCAAGGCCAAGGCCGTGATGGACGCAGGTCAGCTCGTCTCCGACGACATCATCATCGGCCTGGTCAAAGAACGTATCGCGCAACCGGATTGCGCCAACGGCTTCCTGCTGGACGGCTTCCCCCGCACCATTCCCCAGGCGCAAGCCATGAAGGATGCCGGTGTGGTGGTGGACTTCGTGCTGGAGTTCGACGTGCCGGACGAAGAGATCGTCAAGCGCATGAGCGGCCGCCGTGTGCACTCCGGCTCCGGCCGTACCTACCACGTGGTGTTCAACCCGCCGAAAGTGGAAGGCAAGGATGACGTGACCGGCGAGGATCTGGTGATCCGTGCCGACGACGAAGAGACCACGGTTCGCAAGCGTCTGGATGTCTACCATCAGCAGACCGCACCGCTCATCGGTTTCTACGGCAAGGAAGCGGAAGCGGGCAACACCCGTTACGTCAAGATCGACGGCACCCAGCCGGTGGATCAGGTCAGCCAGCAGCTGGCCGCCATCCTGGGCTAA
- the htpG gene encoding molecular chaperone HtpG produces MTQSVHAETHGFQTEVKQLLSLMAHSLYSNKEVFLRELISNASDAADKLRFKALSDASLFENDGQLRVRLVVDKENKTLTISDNGIGMTRDQVIEHLGTIAKSGTAEFFKHLSGDQGKDSQLIGQFGVGFYSAFIVADKVTVISRAAGTEPGQGVQWESEGEGSFTVADVTKEGRGTDVILHLRAEEEEFLDDWRLRSVVAKYSDHISVPVEMFKEGTPDREEDGETIVGTPGEWEQVNRATALWTRNPKDIKDEEYQEFYKHVAHDFEDPLLWGHNRVEGAQEYTSLLYIPARAPFDLYNREQKHGLKLYVQRVFIMDDAEQFMPTYLRFVKGVLDSNDLPLNVSREILQDNKVTASLRKACSKRVLTMLNKLAKDDSEKYAKFWSEFGNVLKEGPAEDYANREEIAKLLRFASTAGEGEAQTVSLEDYVGRMKEGQQKIYYITADSYAAAKNSPHLEIFRKKGVEVLLMWERVDEWLMSHLTEFDGKQLVSVTRGELDLGELEDEASKQAQEEAEKANAGLVARVKQSLADAVKEVRVTHRLTDSPSCIVTDDHGMSTQMIKLMRAAGQPVPEQKYILELNPDHALVKKLDTIEDEALFGEWVSLLHEQAQLAEQGGLNDPASFVSRINRLLLQA; encoded by the coding sequence ATGACCCAAAGTGTTCACGCCGAAACCCACGGCTTTCAGACTGAAGTCAAACAACTGCTGAGCCTGATGGCTCACAGCCTCTACTCCAACAAAGAAGTATTCCTGCGCGAGCTGATCTCCAACGCATCCGATGCGGCGGACAAGCTGCGCTTCAAGGCGCTTTCCGATGCCTCTTTGTTCGAAAACGACGGCCAGCTGCGCGTGCGCCTGGTGGTGGACAAAGAGAACAAGACTCTGACCATCTCGGACAACGGCATCGGCATGACCCGGGACCAGGTGATCGAACACCTGGGTACCATAGCGAAATCCGGTACCGCCGAGTTCTTCAAGCACCTCTCCGGTGATCAAGGCAAGGACTCCCAGCTGATCGGTCAGTTCGGGGTGGGCTTCTACTCCGCCTTCATCGTCGCCGACAAGGTGACCGTCATCTCCCGCGCCGCCGGCACAGAGCCGGGCCAGGGCGTGCAGTGGGAATCCGAAGGGGAAGGCTCCTTCACGGTAGCTGACGTGACCAAAGAAGGTCGCGGCACCGACGTCATCCTGCACCTGCGCGCCGAGGAAGAGGAGTTCCTGGACGACTGGCGCCTGCGCTCTGTGGTCGCCAAGTACTCCGACCATATCTCTGTGCCGGTTGAGATGTTCAAGGAGGGCACCCCGGATCGCGAAGAAGACGGTGAAACCATCGTCGGCACCCCCGGCGAGTGGGAGCAGGTCAACCGCGCCACCGCGCTCTGGACCCGCAACCCCAAAGACATCAAGGACGAGGAGTATCAGGAGTTCTACAAGCACGTCGCCCACGACTTCGAAGATCCGCTCTTGTGGGGTCACAACCGGGTGGAAGGGGCTCAGGAGTACACCAGCCTGCTCTACATCCCGGCCCGCGCGCCCTTTGATCTCTACAACCGCGAGCAGAAGCACGGCCTCAAGCTCTACGTGCAGCGCGTCTTCATCATGGATGACGCCGAGCAGTTTATGCCGACCTACCTGCGCTTCGTCAAAGGGGTGCTGGACTCCAACGATCTGCCCCTCAACGTTAGCCGCGAGATCCTGCAGGACAACAAGGTCACCGCCTCCCTGCGCAAGGCCTGCTCCAAGCGCGTCCTGACCATGTTGAACAAGCTGGCCAAGGACGATAGCGAGAAGTACGCCAAGTTCTGGAGCGAGTTCGGCAACGTGCTCAAAGAGGGCCCGGCCGAGGATTACGCCAACCGCGAAGAGATCGCCAAGCTGCTGCGCTTTGCCAGCACCGCCGGCGAGGGCGAAGCCCAGACAGTGTCGCTGGAGGATTACGTTGGCCGCATGAAGGAAGGCCAGCAGAAGATTTACTACATCACCGCCGACTCCTATGCCGCGGCCAAGAACAGCCCGCATCTGGAGATCTTCCGCAAGAAGGGCGTCGAAGTGCTGCTGATGTGGGAGCGGGTGGACGAGTGGCTGATGAGCCACCTCACCGAGTTCGACGGCAAGCAGCTGGTCTCCGTCACCCGTGGCGAGCTGGATCTCGGCGAGCTGGAGGACGAGGCGTCCAAGCAGGCCCAGGAGGAGGCTGAAAAAGCCAACGCCGGTCTGGTGGCGCGGGTCAAGCAGAGCCTGGCCGATGCGGTGAAAGAGGTGCGTGTCACCCACCGCCTGACCGACTCGCCGTCTTGCATCGTCACCGACGACCACGGCATGAGCACCCAGATGATCAAGCTGATGCGCGCCGCCGGCCAGCCGGTACCGGAGCAGAAGTACATCCTGGAGCTCAACCCCGACCATGCGCTGGTGAAGAAACTCGACACCATCGAAGACGAGGCGCTGTTTGGTGAGTGGGTCAGCCTCTTGCACGAGCAGGCCCAGCTGGCGGAGCAGGGCGGCCTCAATGATCCGGCGAGCTTCGTCTCCCGTATCAACCGTCTGCTACTCCAGGCGTGA
- the recR gene encoding recombination mediator RecR: MKFSPLLDEMMKALQVLPGVGPKSAQRMAFTLLERERSGGLRLASLLNRALTEIGHCSHCRTFTENDRCEICANPKREENGLLCVVESPADVAAIEQTGQFSGRYFVLMGHLSPLDGIGPEELGLEILERRLKDEHIKELILATNPTIEGDATAWYIADMARAAGVEVSRIAHGVPVGGELELVDGTTLSHSLMGRQRI, encoded by the coding sequence ATGAAATTCAGTCCCCTGCTCGATGAGATGATGAAGGCGCTGCAGGTCTTGCCGGGCGTGGGCCCGAAATCGGCCCAGCGCATGGCGTTCACCCTGCTGGAGCGCGAGCGCAGCGGCGGCCTGCGTCTCGCCTCCCTGCTCAATCGGGCGCTGACCGAGATCGGTCATTGCAGCCACTGCCGCACCTTTACTGAGAACGATCGCTGCGAGATCTGCGCCAATCCCAAGCGCGAGGAGAACGGCCTGCTCTGCGTGGTGGAGAGCCCGGCAGACGTGGCTGCCATCGAGCAGACCGGCCAGTTCTCCGGCCGCTACTTCGTGCTGATGGGCCATCTGTCGCCGCTCGACGGCATAGGCCCGGAGGAGCTGGGGCTGGAGATCCTGGAGCGGCGCCTCAAGGATGAGCACATCAAGGAGCTGATCCTCGCCACCAATCCCACCATAGAGGGGGATGCCACCGCCTGGTACATCGCCGACATGGCCCGCGCCGCCGGGGTGGAGGTGAGCCGCATCGCCCACGGGGTGCCGGTGGGCGGGGAGCTGGAGCTGGTGGATGGCACCACGCTGTCGCACTCCCTGATGGGACGCCAACGCATCTAA
- a CDS encoding AAA family ATPase encodes MTLSDDYFSVGQDVDYYENIFKLDSDVQRTILTAIRDIPYSLPILPLIEDEKVFNTSLLRSVSISAIKGQFARVLAGHPPLTDFKFKFLRAPTAHISSTIDLDFIVKVESKPSTNIHAIIGRNGVGKTTLLNGMIDAVMKSGDSDSQFIDIDTWNNSPIKQDYFSSLVSVSFSAFDIFSPPKEQSDPSLGTCYFYIGLKKDNNQLKSLSDIHKDFTSALGYCFSQAPKKARWLKAINTLESDENFAQMKLKELASSSESNFETTALKKIQLMSSGHAIVLLTITRLVATVEEKTLVLIDEPESHLHPPLLSAFIRALSELLYDRNGVSIIATHSPVVLQEIPKSCAWKMNRTGSVSDYKRPKIETFGENVGVLTREIFGLEVVKSGFHGLLVKSAESGKSYEDIVDEYNDQLGVEARGILRAIVTIRDGNSIL; translated from the coding sequence TTGACATTATCAGATGATTATTTCTCTGTAGGCCAAGATGTAGATTATTACGAAAATATTTTCAAGTTAGATTCAGATGTGCAACGGACAATATTGACCGCGATCAGAGATATTCCATACTCTCTCCCGATATTACCCCTTATAGAAGATGAAAAGGTATTCAACACATCATTACTCAGATCTGTTAGTATATCTGCGATAAAAGGCCAGTTTGCTAGAGTTTTAGCTGGCCATCCCCCATTAACAGATTTCAAATTTAAATTTCTCCGCGCACCTACGGCTCATATATCGAGCACTATCGACTTAGATTTCATAGTTAAGGTGGAATCTAAACCAAGCACCAATATACATGCAATAATAGGCAGAAATGGTGTAGGCAAGACAACTTTATTAAACGGCATGATAGATGCAGTTATGAAAAGTGGCGATTCAGATTCACAGTTCATTGATATTGATACCTGGAATAACAGCCCAATAAAACAAGATTATTTTAGTAGTTTAGTGTCTGTATCATTTAGTGCTTTTGACATCTTTTCACCACCCAAAGAACAATCAGATCCATCCCTTGGAACATGCTATTTCTATATCGGACTAAAAAAAGACAACAATCAATTAAAAAGTTTAAGTGATATCCATAAAGACTTTACTAGTGCACTTGGATATTGTTTTAGCCAAGCCCCCAAAAAGGCGAGATGGTTGAAAGCGATAAACACTCTGGAATCTGATGAAAACTTTGCACAAATGAAGCTAAAGGAGCTTGCATCAAGCTCTGAGAGCAACTTTGAAACTACAGCATTGAAGAAAATTCAGTTAATGAGCTCTGGTCACGCAATTGTATTATTAACAATTACGAGGCTTGTCGCCACCGTTGAGGAAAAAACATTAGTTTTAATTGATGAGCCAGAAAGTCACCTTCATCCACCACTTCTTTCCGCATTTATTCGTGCATTATCTGAGTTGCTCTACGATAGAAACGGTGTATCGATCATTGCGACACATTCACCAGTTGTGCTTCAAGAGATACCTAAATCATGTGCTTGGAAAATGAATAGAACAGGCTCTGTTTCTGACTATAAAAGACCCAAGATTGAAACCTTCGGTGAAAATGTGGGTGTACTAACTAGAGAAATTTTTGGTCTTGAAGTCGTGAAATCTGGCTTCCACGGATTATTAGTAAAATCGGCTGAAAGTGGAAAGTCTTATGAAGATATTGTGGATGAGTATAATGACCAGTTAGGGGTTGAAGCAAGAGGGATATTAAGAGCCATCGTGACCATTCGTGATGGAAACAGTATATTATGA
- a CDS encoding HNH endonuclease signature motif containing protein: MIKLKLPNYTYIQSINVCQEGITGNHELLNNVINHKTQLSEGEVIYTASASTGELYNINPLLHNKEDDPAVIGNLTKSDLLSLYNNYFSKQNKPARSIYDSIMIAADERCPYCGGIGRPRNLDHYLPKAFYPQFSVLPINLIPSCRDCNMDGKGSDYFKVKDEQVLQPYLDSKAFFENQWIFAKYIKSNDNNEPGMMDFFTNPPNEWTEENKNRVNNHFKQFDLRLRYSKEAAPRLITYLSQIKKLTEVGLSLIMAKETILEPVIKSAPFVNHWERVMCLALINEL; encoded by the coding sequence ATGATAAAGTTAAAACTTCCTAATTACACTTACATTCAAAGCATCAATGTATGCCAAGAGGGTATTACAGGCAATCACGAACTCCTTAATAACGTCATAAATCATAAGACTCAACTAAGTGAAGGTGAGGTAATTTATACTGCATCAGCATCCACTGGCGAACTATATAATATCAACCCGCTCCTCCATAATAAAGAGGATGATCCTGCAGTTATTGGTAATCTCACAAAATCAGATCTACTCTCACTTTACAACAATTACTTTTCAAAACAGAATAAACCTGCAAGATCTATTTATGATTCAATAATGATAGCCGCAGATGAAAGATGCCCCTACTGTGGTGGCATCGGGCGGCCTAGAAATCTTGACCATTACTTACCTAAAGCTTTTTACCCACAATTTTCTGTCTTACCTATAAATTTAATACCATCATGTCGAGACTGCAATATGGATGGGAAGGGCTCTGATTATTTCAAGGTAAAGGATGAGCAAGTCCTTCAGCCATATCTAGATAGCAAAGCTTTCTTTGAAAATCAGTGGATTTTTGCTAAATACATTAAAAGCAATGATAATAATGAACCAGGCATGATGGATTTTTTTACAAACCCACCTAATGAATGGACTGAGGAAAATAAAAACCGGGTCAATAATCATTTCAAGCAATTTGACCTTAGGTTAAGATATTCAAAAGAGGCAGCACCTCGTCTTATCACATATTTGTCTCAGATAAAAAAACTGACAGAGGTTGGCCTGAGCCTTATTATGGCTAAAGAAACCATACTCGAACCAGTGATCAAATCTGCACCATTTGTTAATCATTGGGAAAGAGTTATGTGTCTAGCACTAATAAATGAATTATGA